The following is a genomic window from Liolophura sinensis isolate JHLJ2023 chromosome 10, CUHK_Ljap_v2, whole genome shotgun sequence.
CTATTTCCTCACATCTCCTCGCCTGCACAGACTGGACTGCAACATTTGTGTAACTATGTAACTGTGTAACTATCTTGATAATATGTGTTTTATAAATTGCTACTAACTTTAAAAGGTCTCATGTCCTAACATAGACTTGTTTGTAAAATATAAGAAACTACCGGCTGCGCATGTGCCAAGGTTATCATGTTTCGCTCTGTTTTAGGGTTTCGTGAAAATTCCTCATGGATGGAAGTCTGGATATTCGCCTGCCTTTCGTGCTCTTGAATGGGCCTATCCACTATACACCGGAGCTGACAGGACTGGAATATTTGAATGCATCCTGGAGAGTGATGAGACAAGATCGGAGAGAGTTTTTATCTGGAAACATGGAGACACCTATCTCACCAGTGTCGGACGGCCCAGACACTTACAACCCGAGGCTCTCCCAGCTAATGTGAAGGTACAAAGGCAATACAATACTCGACGAGGGATCCACTTTTCCAGAAAACGCAATGTACACGATTTTGCCACAGTAACATACCACCGGTACAACGACCACATTTTGCAAAGATATCATTATGGCCAAGAAACCCAGTCGAAAAAAGCTCCATTTCAAAACGCAAACAACAACGGGCAATTTGTCAGTTCATCTGTGTCTCTTGGCAGGGTCAACCGTCACAAGAACACGAAAGAATGGTGGTCAAGGGAGCAAACCTGTGAGGACATTTCTCGCATCCCGATGCCCATTATCTCTCACAGACACCTGTCTACAGAACACACTGTGATCGGAGAGGGATCTTTCGGTATTGTCGCCATCAGGACAATGACGGGTGGCAAAGAGGTTGTTACCAAATCATTTGAAGATGATATTTCTTCTGAGGACATTTTAACGGAAGCCAGGCTTCTGGCTTGCCTCAGAGACACAGGTTGTGTGCCCACAATGTTTGGGGTGTGTTACTCAAGCGACTTCAGGATATCTATCGTACAGGAATATTGCGCTGCCGGTGTAACCCTGTATGATGTTCTCACAGACGAAGTCTATGGTTTATCAAACGACACCTGGTTGACAATCATCAAACAGATAACCAGGGGACTGAGAGACATTCACCGTAAAGGTGTGCTTCTGAATGACTTGAAGGAAGACAATGTACTCGTTGACAGTCGATCCCCGAACGTCCGAGCTGTCTTCATAGATTTCGGACTGGCAACGTTCAAACAGGGCAGGCTGTATCATATTTCTGAGGAAGAGAGACAACTCTGTGCTCATCTGGCCCCAGAAGTTTTAACCGGTCAGCCGACCAGACCTTCTTCCGATGTTTACAGCCTTGGCAGGATgctggagaatatttcattcgAGTGTGACCTGTGTGGACTATGTGCTATCGCGGATGGTTGTCTGGATTGTGAGCCTCAACGACCCAGCACCGACTGTCTTGTTGACTGGGTGGACAGACTGGATCCACTTCTCTGACGGTTCGAAACGGCCCCTTGactttatatatgtacttgtaatgtTTAATAATTGAACATATCAAACACgtctttgttattttgtgttatttctgaCTAGGGGCTCAGAACCTGTTGTTTATCCCTGTGATGTATAAGCACAAATACAAGATGAGTCATTACATTTTGGTGGTCACATGGGACCCTTGTGAGGGACGATAGCCTGGATTCGAACGAACTTagtctttgtatttatttatttatttcattatttatttgattggtgttttacgccgtgctcaagaatattttacttatacatgaacgacggcggtcaacattatggtgagaggaaaccgggtggagcacggggaaacccacgaccattagTTGAagaggttactggaagaccttccgaggtactgccggagaggaaggcagcatgagctggacttgaattcaccgTAACCGCGTTGGTCAGtgttattttgtgttgtaaAATCGTCATTATTTCATCGAGTGATTACCCCGACGCCTGCATAGTGATATTAAAACACGCAGCGAAGCAAAAAGTGAAACAAAGATGGCTAAtgcaagtgagtgagtgagtccttggggtttaacgtcgtactcaacaattttttagccgtatgacgacgaaggatttGTTAGAgcgtatgtaatgtgcctccttgttgctggacggatttccaccgctctttcatctagcactgcttcactgagacaacttaccgaaggcaaggaaaccgcccagcccgagccattacactgatacgggtcagccagtggttgcactatcccactAATGCTGAACactaagcgaggaagttacatcttcctctattttaagatcttaggtgtcacccgatccaggattgacccagaATCTACCACACCTAACCGgatgctctaccgactgtgctGTCGGGGGACTTGGGACCAGTCGTTGATTAATACAAACATTCCCGGCAGAATAAACGGCAAGGAAATCCAATGCTCTGTAGCAACCGTAAACACAGTCTGCATTAGCAGTACAAGGGAGATTACTCTTGCCAATCAAGCTCttcaaaatattacaataattCGTCTAGTCGTAGAGCGTCCGTGTGGAAGTCGGGAGTCCTGCAATTAAATCCGGGTATAACAAATAGtagttgttgctgcctcgcttggcgctcagcgctgagaggctagaataaggaaacaagactgcttggtctggtgtcagtataatgtgactgggtggggtgtcgtgtctggtgtttttggctTGATTCTTCAGAGTTAGAAGCACTTTAAATGGCGACATGATCTCGCCCTGCCAAAAGAAAACACatcatgtgtacacacacctagtgATTATTCGacgtcataggactgaaaagttgtaaagtacgacgtaacACACCAAATCcttgcttacatacatacatatatacatacatatattcactcGTATATGTAGAGATTACGATAACAGTGTGCGATCCACGATGGTGCATCATCTCGAGGTGTGTGACGTTGGCCCGCAAGCTCGGTAGATGAGGAACTCACACTCTTATGATATTACACAAGTATATATCATAAGCCTTTATCTTTATGAAAACTAAAACGCAAAGAGTTTCTTGTACATCAGTAGCGTGACTGA
Proteins encoded in this region:
- the LOC135476900 gene encoding uncharacterized protein LOC135476900, with protein sequence MDGSLDIRLPFVLLNGPIHYTPELTGLEYLNASWRVMRQDRREFLSGNMETPISPVSDGPDTYNPRLSQLMVNRHKNTKEWWSREQTCEDISRIPMPIISHRHLSTEHTVIGEGSFGIVAIRTMTGGKEVVTKSFEDDISSEDILTEARLLACLRDTGCVPTMFGVCYSSDFRISIVQEYCAAGVTLYDVLTDEVYGLSNDTWLTIIKQITRGLRDIHRKGVLLNDLKEDNVLVDSRSPNVRAVFIDFGLATFKQGRLYHISEEERQLCAHLAPEVLTGQPTRPSSDVYSLGRMLENISFECDLCGLCAIADGCLDCEPQRPSTDCLVDWVDRLDPLL